GGTTGCTCCATTCCATCAAACATTGGCATATGGAAAAGGAACAATGGCTCTCTGACGCAGAATACGCCCAGAATATGGACTGGGAGACATTTCAGATCGAGTATCGCGACGCCATGGACTTTCGGAAGATGCTGCAGATGGTTCCTGGGATCGGCGCTGTCGCGGGCGCGTGGGCCAATTACACCATTCTCGAGGAGCTGCGCGAATCCGCCATGAACGCTTATCGCCTCCGCAGATTACACGATGATTTCGTGGATTTGGGTTAATCCTCTCTATATCGCCATATGCATATCCAAGAACGTTGCTTGAACAAAAACAAAGGCAGTTAATCCGCAGATTAGCTGCCTTTAGGTTTGCCTTGAACCCACATCCGATATCACGAACCCAATACCCGTTTTTAGCTAAAATTCTTTTTAGTGCTCTATGCATGTTTTGGTCATGATAAGGTCCTTCTGTTCTTCATCACCCATATAGAAAGAATGGGTTCCTGTTTGAACAAACCCCCTATTCTTATAAAAAGCAATGGCATTTTCATTTCGTTCCCAAACGCCTAGCCAGACCCTCTTTTTATTTCGTTCCATCGCGATCTCCATGGCTTTATTCAGCAGGAACTTGCCAAGCCCAAATTTTTGATATATGCCCTTAATATATATCCTCTCGATTTCAAGCGAATCATTGCCCATCATTTCAGTTTGGGCATCATGGGTGTTGACCTTTAAATACCCGGCGATTTCCCCACTAGAATAAATAAAATAGAACTCCGAAGAGCTATTGCAAATCTCTTTTTCTAATTGGTTTAAGTTAAATGCTCTTTCTAAATAGGCTTTCATATTTTCAGGTGAATTTTGACCTTTAAATGTCTCATTAAACGTCTCAACACTAATGTCTTGAAGTAAGCAAAGGTCCTCTAACGTGCACTTCCTTATTTTTAGAGTCAATGGGTTTCTCCTCCATTTAGTAATTCAATATAATCTCTTATTGCCCTTTTTTACAAACTCCCAGTCTTTTTCAACGTTCTTTCTGACTCTTTGTAGCAGATTAAACATGACTTCTGCTTCACTTTCGGAAAATCCCTCTAATGCAACCGTATACGAGTAATCATGTTCTCTTTTTATAAAAGGATACACATGTTTCCCTTTCTCCGTTGGAAAGAGTTTTTTGATTTTTCTATTATGTTGATCTTCTTTCTTCTCAATAAAGCCATGAAGTTCAAGCTTTTTGATAGCACGGGCTGCAGTTGTTCGATCTACTTTTATCATCTCAGCTAACTTCTCTTGAATGATTCCTGGGTTTTCACATACTCGCACAAGGTACAGATACTGTCCTTTCGTCAGGTCATATTCTTTAAATTCTATATTGCTAATCGAATCTAATGCCCTTGCGATCATTCCAATTTCACGAAGAATTCCTTTCATACATTGACTCCCTCGTTTTCATTTATATTGTAAATGCAATAAAACGCATGTTTATTTTAATATAACAATGTTGTATTTGCAATAAAACAAATGACCACTTCAATGAAATGTCCTGATTCATCGAAATGGTCATTAGATTTAAGCTGCACTCGAGGACCTAAACCCGAGCAAGCTTATCCGGGTTCCGTACGGCATACATTCTGGCAAGCTTTCCGTGCCGGAGTTGTATGCATATCGCCGCCAAAATTTCGTTCCCCGAACGGATGACGAAGCCGGTCTCACCGTTAAGAGGTGCGGGCTCGAGGTGAAGTTTCCCTTGTATGCTTTGGAACCCGTCGAGCAAGACTCGGGCCACATAATCGCGCGTTTGTATGGGGCGCTTGTACGCCAGGGCTTTACCGCCTCCGTCGGCAACGAACATGACGTCTTCGGTAAGCAGTGACAACAAATGATCGATATTCCCTTGATCGAGGGACACGAGGAAACGGTTTATCCATTCCTTTTCATCTGCGTCGTTCTTTACGGGCTCCTTC
This Paenibacillus sp. JZ16 DNA region includes the following protein-coding sequences:
- a CDS encoding GNAT family N-acetyltransferase, which produces MTLKIRKCTLEDLCLLQDISVETFNETFKGQNSPENMKAYLERAFNLNQLEKEICNSSSEFYFIYSSGEIAGYLKVNTHDAQTEMMGNDSLEIERIYIKGIYQKFGLGKFLLNKAMEIAMERNKKRVWLGVWERNENAIAFYKNRGFVQTGTHSFYMGDEEQKDLIMTKTCIEH
- a CDS encoding MarR family winged helix-turn-helix transcriptional regulator, with the protein product MKGILREIGMIARALDSISNIEFKEYDLTKGQYLYLVRVCENPGIIQEKLAEMIKVDRTTAARAIKKLELHGFIEKKEDQHNRKIKKLFPTEKGKHVYPFIKREHDYSYTVALEGFSESEAEVMFNLLQRVRKNVEKDWEFVKKGNKRLY